In Chromobacterium rhizoryzae, one genomic interval encodes:
- the ushA gene encoding bifunctional UDP-sugar hydrolase/5'-nucleotidase UshA — protein sequence MKLSVKLLALSLLAAGLLSACAATPGKGNYVEDKTYKITILHTNDHHGRFWPNSDGEYGLAAQKTLVDQVRAEVKADGGYMLLLSGGDINTGVPESDLQDAEPDFRGMSRIGYDAMAVGNHEFDKPVPVLMKQRKWINFPMLSANIYQDGKRMFDPYAMFNLGGVRVAVLGLTTDDTAKMVNPEQVKGIEFRSPIAEAGKLVPELRQQADIVIAATHMGHYTDGQHGVNAPGDVEMARAVKGLDLIVGGHSQNPVCMKAENQRDDAYVPGAPCAPDRQNGAWIVQAHEWGKYVGRADFEFRNGKLKLSKYRLIPVNLKKSVKGVDGKDQKVPYTQLIEEDGKLRNFLQSYQNKGQAALDVPVGRTSAKLDGDRGVVRSQPTNLGVFVGRVMMDKVKADFAVSNSGGIRDSLPAGAINYRDVLKVFPFGSTLVYVDLNGQEALDYLKAAARMTPGAGAFGQFAGVKLRIVGGELQQALIGGQPIDPAKTYRMAINSFIAAGGDGYPLMNKHPGYVNTGFVDAEMLREYIAAHSPIDAGAYAPGDAVTRN from the coding sequence ATGAAACTATCCGTGAAACTGCTTGCCCTGTCCCTGCTGGCCGCCGGCCTGCTCTCCGCCTGCGCCGCCACGCCCGGCAAGGGCAATTATGTCGAAGACAAGACTTACAAGATCACCATCCTGCACACCAACGACCACCACGGCCGTTTCTGGCCCAATAGCGACGGCGAATACGGCCTGGCCGCGCAGAAGACCCTGGTGGACCAGGTGCGCGCCGAGGTCAAGGCCGACGGCGGCTATATGCTGCTGCTGTCCGGCGGCGACATCAATACCGGGGTGCCGGAGTCCGATCTGCAGGACGCGGAGCCGGATTTCCGCGGCATGAGCCGCATAGGCTACGACGCGATGGCGGTGGGCAACCACGAGTTCGACAAGCCGGTGCCGGTGTTGATGAAACAGCGCAAGTGGATCAACTTCCCCATGCTGTCCGCCAACATCTACCAGGACGGCAAGCGAATGTTCGACCCGTACGCGATGTTCAATCTGGGCGGGGTGAGGGTGGCGGTGCTGGGCCTGACCACCGACGACACCGCCAAGATGGTGAACCCGGAGCAGGTCAAGGGCATCGAGTTCCGCAGCCCCATCGCCGAGGCCGGCAAGCTGGTGCCGGAGCTGCGCCAGCAGGCCGACATCGTCATCGCCGCCACCCATATGGGCCATTACACCGACGGCCAGCACGGCGTGAACGCGCCGGGCGACGTGGAGATGGCCCGCGCGGTGAAGGGGCTGGACCTGATCGTGGGCGGCCACAGTCAGAACCCGGTGTGCATGAAGGCGGAAAACCAGCGCGACGACGCCTATGTGCCGGGCGCGCCCTGCGCGCCGGACCGCCAGAACGGCGCCTGGATCGTGCAGGCGCACGAGTGGGGCAAATACGTGGGCCGTGCCGATTTCGAGTTCCGCAACGGTAAACTCAAGCTCTCCAAATACCGGCTGATTCCGGTCAATCTGAAGAAAAGCGTCAAGGGCGTGGACGGCAAGGATCAGAAAGTGCCGTACACCCAGCTGATCGAGGAAGACGGCAAGCTGCGCAACTTCCTGCAAAGTTATCAGAACAAGGGCCAGGCGGCGCTGGATGTGCCGGTGGGGCGGACCAGCGCCAAGCTGGACGGCGACCGCGGCGTGGTGCGCAGCCAGCCCACCAATCTGGGCGTCTTCGTCGGCCGGGTGATGATGGACAAGGTCAAGGCGGACTTCGCCGTGTCCAATTCCGGCGGCATCCGCGATTCGCTGCCGGCCGGCGCGATCAACTACCGCGACGTGCTGAAGGTGTTCCCCTTCGGCAGCACCCTGGTCTATGTGGACCTGAACGGCCAGGAAGCGCTGGATTACCTGAAGGCCGCCGCGCGGATGACGCCCGGCGCCGGCGCCTTTGGCCAGTTCGCCGGCGTCAAGCTGCGCATCGTCGGCGGCGAGCTGCAGCAGGCGCTGATCGGCGGCCAGCCCATCGATCCGGCCAAGACCTACCGGATGGCGATCAACAGCTTCATCGCCGCCGGCGGCGACGGTTACCCGCTGATGAACAAGCATCCGGGCTACGTCAACACCGGCTTCGTCGACGCCGAGATGCTGCGCGAGTACATCGCCGCGCATTCGCCGATAGACGCCGGCGCTTACGCGCCCGGGGACGCAGTGACGCGCAACTGA
- a CDS encoding glutamine--tRNA ligase/YqeY domain fusion protein → MSTENNAPVVSNFIRNIIDEDLASGKHSSIVTRFPPEPNGFAHIGHAKAICLNFGLAEDYQGKCNLRMDDTNPEKESPEYVQSFIDDISWMGFKWDGDVRFASDYFDRLYGYAVELIQAGKAYVDDLSAEEMRQYRGSLTEPGKNSPYRERSVEENLDLFSRMKNGEFPDGSKTLRLKIDMSSGNINLRDPAIYRIRRAHHHRTGDKWCIYPMYDYTHCISDAIEGITHSLCTLEFEDHRPLYDWVLDNISIGCHPRQYESSRLELLYTLTSKRKLLALVNEGAVSGWDDPRMPTVAGMRRRGYSPAGIKLFAQRIGVSKSENIIDMTILEGAVRETLENDSPRVMAVVNPLKVTLSNYDAAVTASRSAPFHPHHPEFGEREVPIAREIWIEQDDFAEVPPPKWQRLTVGGEVRLRYSYVIKCEEVVKDAAGKVVELKCSIDHDTLGKNPEGRKVKGVIHWVSAEHAIEADVRWYERLFTEPRPDAVRGEDGEYLDFRQFLNPESLKLVPTYVEASVLQAEPESRFQFERLGYFVTDRYEHQPGVKAVFNRSVGLKDSWSK, encoded by the coding sequence ATGAGCACGGAAAACAACGCGCCGGTTGTCAGCAACTTCATCCGCAACATCATTGACGAGGACCTGGCCTCCGGCAAGCACAGCAGCATCGTCACCCGCTTCCCGCCGGAACCCAACGGCTTCGCCCATATCGGCCACGCCAAGGCCATTTGCCTGAACTTCGGCCTGGCCGAGGACTACCAGGGCAAGTGCAATCTGCGCATGGACGACACCAATCCGGAGAAAGAATCGCCGGAGTACGTGCAGTCCTTCATCGACGACATCAGCTGGATGGGTTTCAAGTGGGACGGCGACGTGCGCTTCGCTTCCGACTACTTCGACCGCCTGTACGGTTATGCGGTGGAGCTGATCCAGGCCGGCAAGGCCTATGTGGACGATCTGTCCGCCGAGGAAATGCGCCAGTACCGCGGCAGCCTGACCGAGCCGGGCAAGAACAGCCCCTACCGCGAGCGCAGCGTGGAGGAGAATCTGGACCTGTTCTCCCGCATGAAGAACGGCGAGTTTCCGGACGGCAGCAAGACGTTGCGCCTGAAGATAGACATGTCTTCCGGCAACATCAATCTGCGCGATCCGGCCATCTACCGCATCCGCCGCGCGCATCATCACCGCACCGGCGACAAGTGGTGCATCTACCCGATGTACGACTACACCCATTGCATTTCGGACGCCATCGAGGGCATCACCCACTCCTTGTGTACGCTGGAGTTCGAAGACCATCGTCCCTTGTACGACTGGGTGCTGGACAATATCAGCATCGGCTGCCATCCGCGTCAGTATGAATCGTCGCGCCTGGAACTGCTGTATACGCTGACCTCCAAGCGCAAGCTGCTGGCGCTGGTCAACGAGGGCGCGGTGAGCGGCTGGGACGATCCGCGCATGCCTACCGTGGCCGGCATGCGCCGCCGCGGCTACAGTCCGGCCGGCATCAAGCTGTTCGCTCAGCGCATCGGCGTGTCCAAGAGCGAAAACATCATCGACATGACCATTCTGGAAGGCGCGGTGCGCGAGACGTTGGAAAACGATTCGCCGCGCGTGATGGCGGTGGTGAATCCGCTGAAAGTGACGCTGAGCAATTACGATGCCGCCGTCACCGCCAGCCGCAGCGCGCCCTTCCATCCGCATCATCCGGAGTTCGGCGAGCGCGAAGTGCCGATCGCCCGCGAGATCTGGATTGAGCAGGACGACTTCGCCGAAGTGCCGCCGCCCAAGTGGCAGCGCCTGACCGTTGGCGGCGAAGTGCGCCTGCGTTATTCCTACGTGATCAAGTGCGAGGAAGTGGTTAAGGACGCGGCCGGCAAGGTGGTGGAACTCAAGTGCAGCATCGACCACGACACGCTGGGCAAGAACCCGGAAGGCCGCAAGGTCAAGGGCGTGATCCACTGGGTGTCCGCCGAGCACGCGATTGAGGCCGATGTGCGCTGGTACGAGCGCCTGTTCACCGAGCCGCGTCCGGACGCGGTGCGCGGCGAGGACGGCGAATATCTGGACTTCCGCCAGTTCCTGAACCCGGAATCGCTGAAACTGGTGCCGACCTATGTCGAGGCCTCGGTGCTGCAGGCCGAGCCGGAATCGCGCTTCCAGTTTGAACGCCTGGGTTATTTCGTCACCGACCGTTACGAGCATCAGCCGGGGGTCAAGGCGGTGTTCAACCGCAGTGTGGGCCTGAAGGACAGCTGGAGCAAATAA
- a CDS encoding Kdo hydroxylase family protein — protein MTSQIVWVDGAAQGRYVDELEQGKVLYLPSFDFKLLAEEGRLLDPAVADPKRKNISLEPDNGALHGVVGGAEREAEVRGLIARYQRAAADLAARLLPEYQGKLRAAPTSLRLMRVEDRRTSWRKDDSRLHVDAFPSRPNYGERILRVFCNINPDGEPRVWRVGEPFTDMARRMLPRVPRQWPGSAALLAGLRITKRKRSAYDHIMLHLHDAMKADLDYQRQCPQETMPFPPGCAWVCFSDHASHAVMSGQFMLEQTFWLPVAEMAQPQQSPLALLEQLSGRALL, from the coding sequence ATGACGAGCCAGATCGTATGGGTGGACGGCGCGGCGCAAGGCCGCTATGTGGATGAGTTGGAGCAGGGCAAGGTCTTGTATCTGCCCAGCTTCGATTTCAAGCTGCTGGCCGAGGAGGGCCGCTTGCTGGACCCGGCCGTCGCCGATCCCAAACGCAAGAACATCAGCCTGGAGCCGGACAACGGCGCTTTGCACGGCGTGGTGGGCGGCGCGGAACGGGAGGCGGAGGTGCGCGGCTTGATCGCGCGTTACCAGCGGGCCGCCGCGGACCTGGCCGCGCGCTTGTTGCCGGAATACCAGGGCAAGCTGCGCGCGGCGCCCACCAGCCTGCGGCTGATGCGGGTGGAGGACCGCCGGACGTCCTGGCGCAAGGACGATAGCCGGCTGCATGTTGACGCGTTTCCGTCCCGTCCCAATTACGGCGAACGCATTCTGCGGGTGTTCTGCAATATCAACCCCGATGGCGAGCCCCGGGTGTGGCGGGTGGGCGAACCGTTCACCGATATGGCGCGGCGCATGTTGCCGCGGGTGCCGCGGCAGTGGCCGGGTTCGGCGGCCTTGCTGGCGGGCTTGAGGATCACCAAGCGCAAGCGCAGCGCTTACGATCACATCATGCTGCATCTGCACGACGCGATGAAGGCGGACCTGGATTATCAGCGCCAATGTCCGCAGGAAACCATGCCGTTCCCGCCCGGTTGCGCCTGGGTCTGTTTCTCGGATCACGCGTCGCACGCGGTGATGTCCGGCCAGTTCATGCTGGAGCAGACTTTCTGGTTGCCGGTGGCGGAGATGGCCCAGCCGCAGCAGTCGCCGCTGGCCTTGCTGGAGCAGTTGTCGGGCCGGGCTTTGTTGTAA